The DNA region GAGaaatttatgtaatttaattGATGTTAAGATATCTGACTGGCATTGATATAATATATTGctatgatatatatttaatttcagaGAACTTCATCTACAATAAATTTGTCACCAGGAGAAGTggaagaagatgatgatgatgaaaacacTTGTGGGCCCTCAGGACTCTGGGAAGCATTAACTCCTTGTAATGGATGTAGGAACCTTGGCTTCCCCATTCTTGCACAGGTAATGGTTTACTTTCTTAAGatacaataaaacataaaaatggttGCCTAGgtttataaataaatcttttttattatCCACTGAAAATCcaattagtattttatttatactttgaaattttttcaGTTCAGGGTCAGTAAAATGCTTATATAACTAGCTGTACATGTATGCATAAGTCAACACATACTctacataattataattttatgtgattttattttggtCATGATGCTAGCTCTAGAAAAATTGAGTTATATAAGAGGTTTTAGTATTTAtgagtttgaaatatttcattttaaagaatgctattttgaaattaaatcataattcatatttaaataataataaaatgatttaaaagaaagcatGTGAGAACTCTTTAAAagcatagtgattttttttttcttagcacaatggaatattgtagAATAATGTGTGCCACTGACAATTATGCACTACAATACCAAAATGAGAATAGAACACTAAAGCATTGattataattttgaaatcatttcacTACTCATTAagtcacttttaattttattgtgtcACCCTCAAATTTTTCTTGTGCATTATGATTCACAAGCCAAACAGAATTAGGAAATTTGAAGCCACAATGAATTCATCTCTACATGAAGATGAAAAAGCACTTAATATGAAAAATAGTGTAATGGCAAGGTGTGTTTATGTAACTACATAAAATATAAGTGGAAAAATAATCTAGGATAAGAAAGAATTCAGTATATctcaaaaatattgttttctgttttgcaacAAATATGAAGTAATTGTCTTCAAGAAATCGTTACATGTTTTTACATCTATGTCATAAGTTAATCACAGCCACCCAAATTCCAATATTGATTTATTGCACTTAAAGAATCTCTTTATCTTATATGAACTATTTATGAAACTTTAAGACAATTTATACTAACCTTACAGAATTCTTTTCAACGTTTACCGGCCTGTGAGATCCATAAAGGCACACTATGTATTGCTCAGTGTCTATGATTTAATGCCAACACTGTTCCTGAAACATTGTCACAATTACCTAGTATTTGAATTAAATGATTTTCTATAGGGTTTCATTTCTTCActtgttgatgtttggtagaaaccaatgcaatcctgtaaaacaattatccttcaattaaaaataaattaaaaaacacttttacGTATTTAaaagggtgtgtttgtgtgtatgttagtcaagggtatagaagaaaggaaattaagaaacataggttttgattttattaatataCTTTTATCTGCTTAACAGTTTACCAGTAATTGAATGCTTTTACCTATTTTTTGGctcataaaattaatatttttatatttttattttcaaaagtagaATTCTTATAAAATAGCAGAACTCTAAGCTATCATAATATATGACTATATCTGGGTTCTCCATCACCTTATTAACCTTTacgtttattttttaaattttaacattttgttttactAGGTTTGGGAGTATGTTTGGTAGTACCttggttttgtttatgatttttaatatttttctttggcaTTTTTCTGTGTAGGCTTGTATCACTTGAATAAATATTGAGTATTACTATTTTAATAGCTATATTTACCCTAAAATATTTCCCAATCtgaagcttttctttcttttttaatattgtatggGCATAtgttgtgtacttttttttttaccatcaaaTTGActatggtctttttaaaaaattcatttcatctagaatttctttaaaaaaatttcaaatgtggctttatatttgtttttaacttgaTATCTACTTTTTCTATGACCTTACATTTGACAGTAACTCATTCCTTTCATTATATGCCATCATGCTTGGCTTGGGTTTTCTTCTGAatctcttattttaattttcctatttttaaaaacaatgaccCACTTTGATATTTTTGCACATatattgcaggagaaatatcattgtATTAACACTGTTAGCTGACATGATTGTctgcttttaaatttatattttatactctgtcaagtttaaaaagtattcttATTGGGTTTTTAATTGTTACTGCTTTAAATCTATAAACTTACTTGAGATGcagtacctttttaaaaaatgtatttaatctaACAAATCAAACAATTCTTTTACCAAGTTCTCTTCTAGTCTTCTTTTACTAATGTTCTCAATTTGTAATGGGTTCCCCtttaacatatgtgtgtgtgtatgcttagtcacttcagtcatgtctgactcttcatgacactatggactgtagccctccaggctcctctgtccatgggatactacaggcaagaatattagagtgggttgccatgccctcctccagggcaccttcctgacccagggatcgaccagCATCtcgtacatctcctgcattggcaggaggtttctttaccactagcaccaaacctgcctgccagtgcaggagacatgagagattcctgggtggggaagatgccctcaaggaagacatggcaaccgactccaatattcttgcctggagaatcccatagacagaggagcctggagggctagagtcaatagggtcacaaagattcagacacgactaaagtgacttagcacatatatatacatatataattataacaaCATTTTAAATGTGATGACGCAAACTATAAAAATACTTattatatttcacaataaaattaaTGTGCAATGGTTGACACACTGGTATAGCTTAAAACTTATAAAAAACTTATAGCTTATAAGTTTTTCCTATAACTTGCAACAACTTTGAACTCAGGATTTTCTGGACATATGATTCTGTTATTGATGAAATTTTAAGGAAACTTTATTTAGAAGCCAGTTTTTTTCAGATCTGAATTATTTTGGGAGCCATTAAAATCATTAAGCCATAAGCACTGTGCATATAGGGCCTCATGAAAAGTTACATGCACAGAGTTACACTGTGCATGTAAGGGCCTCACTACCTTACAGTTTGGCACCGGAGCCTTTGCAATCAGTGGAATTAGTACagtgagatggcaagaatacacagaagaactgtacaaaaaagatcttcacgacccagataatcacagtggtgtgatcactgacctagagccagacatcctggaatgtgaagtcaagtgggccttaggaagcatcactacgaacaaagccagtggaggtgacagaattccagttgagctatttcaaatcctgaaagatgatctgttaaagtgctgcactcaatatgccagcaaatttggaaaactcagcagtggccacaggactggaaaaggtcagttttcattccaatcctaaagaaaggcaatgccaaagaatgctcaaactaccgcacaactgcactcatctctggcaacccactccagtactcttgcctggaaaatcccatgggtggaggagcctggaaggctgcagtccatggggtcgttgagggtcggacacgactgagcaacttcacattcacttttcactttcatgcattggagaaggaaatggcaacccactccagtgttattgcctggagaatcccagggatggggaagcctggtgggctgccgtctatggggtcgcacagagttggacacaactgaagtgactttgcagcagcagcagcacacgctagtaaagtaatgcttaaaattctccaagccaggcttcagcaatatgtgaactgtaaacttcctgatgttcaagctggttttagaaaaggcagaggaaccagagatcaaattgccaacatccgctggatcatggaaaaagcaagagagttccagaaaaacatctatttctgctttattgactatgccaaagcctttgaatatgtggatcacaataaactgtggaaacttctgaaagagatgggaataccagaccacctgacctgcctcttgagaaatttgtatgcaggtcaggaagcaacagttagaactgggcatggaacaacagactggttccaaataggaaaagttcgtcaaggctgtatattgtcaccctgtttatttaacttatatgcagagtacatcatgagaaatgctggactggaagaaacacaagctggaatcaagattgccgggagaaatatcaataacctcagatatgcagatgacaccacccttatggcagaaagtaaagaggaactaaaaagcctcttgatgaaggtgaaagtggagagtgaaaaaagttggcttaaagctcaacattcagtaaacgaggattatggcatccggtcccatcacttcatgggaaatagatggggaaacagtggaaacagtgtcagactttatttttttgggctccaaaatcactacagatggtgactgcagccatgaaattaaaagacacttactccttggaaggaaagttatgaccaacctagatagcataatcaaaagcagagacattactttgccaacaaaggttcgtctagtcaaggctatggtttttcctgtggtcatgtatggatgtgagagttggactgtgaagaaagctgagcaccgaagaattgatgcttttgaactgtggtgttggagaagactcttgagagtcccttggactgcaaggagatccaaccagtccattctgaaggagatcagccctgggatttctttgaaaggaatgatgctaaagctgaaactccagcactttggccacctcatgcgaagacttgactgattggaaaagactctgatgctgggagggattgggggcaagaggagaaggggatgacagaggatgggatggctggatggcatcacggactcgatggacatgagtctgagtgaactccgggagttggtgatggacagggaggcctggcgtgctgcgattcatggggtcgcaaagagtcgcacacgactgagtgactgatctgatctgatctgatctagcaGATTCTTACATATTCAGATTTTCTGGATtggaataaatataatttattcttcTTAGCTGGATCTAGCAAACAGGTATTAAATATCTTGTATTCAAAGTAGAGTGCTAAACTTCAGAAACATGAGGATTATGGAAATACAAACTTAATTGGGAGCCAGGTTACTTTTACATTCTGATTCTGGGCTTTAAAACTATATTATTTATCACTTTCAAATTCTTAGATTTTGTACTTGCAAAATTAGAACATTGCTTGGTCTTTTGGATCTTAATTTCCAAAATCAtttaatttctgctgctgctgctgctaagtcgcttcagtcgtgtccgactctgtgcgatcccatagtcgacagcccaccaggctcgcctgtacctgggattctccaggcaagaacgctggagtgggttgccatttccttctccaatgcaggaaagtgaaaagtgaaagggaagtcgctcagtcgtgtccaagtcttagagaccccatggactgcagcccaccaggctcctccgtccatgggattttccaggcaagagttctggagtggggtgccattgccttctccgatttaatTTCTAGTTTTTGCCTATATTTTGAATTGATCCTATATTCaagtttcatctatttttttctggtttttagaaggtattttcttctcttattgtgACTAGATTGTTGGAGTTTTTATAAGAGGCAATTCCTTTCAAATTTATGAGAATTGATAATTCTGAATAAcaggattaaaatgaaaatatatataatatattgggCACTTTAGTATAATTTCAAagcagttaaataaaatttaagctgggcaaagaattagaaaagaaatcaagaatgaAGGGACTGGGAATACGAAGCCCTTTCTGGAAAGTATAATTAAACTCAAATTTGTTTTTCAACATTCTTGGCAATAACAATCACtactattttgaaaatagaaGTGAGAAGGGAGGAAGTAGAATTCAGAAGTGAGCAAGAACAAAGGTGGGGTTGGGGAAAGATCCTCTAGAGCAGATAATCAAACTGTTAGATAAGGCCAAGAATGAACATGGGAGTTGCACTTTATAGCTCTCCCATTTGTGTTGTTGCAATAGTACTTGGGAACCGTCTGAACAGGAGACAATTCAATAAAGGTGCTAGGAATAAAGTATAAAACTGTACCTTGTGTTTGCTCAAATGGCAAACCCAAATCTGAAATATTTGATTGACTGATATGCTCACAAAAAGCTACAGTGAGATCAGGTATTGTCTGGCCATAGGAAACTGAAGTCATAAAAGAAAGTGTGGGGGAAGGGAAACTTTtgaatgaagatgaaataagaaGAGAGAGGAATTTTGTTACTTGAGTTCGGTGAATGCAGTGAATACATCTGAACAAATAAAGAGCAGTGCTGTTTCATAAGAACTGTAATCCCATACACCTTGGGCTTTTTGTGCTGTAGGCATCTTGCTAAGCTTTGTTGCTTTTGCAGATGTTGGAATGACTTAGGTGCATCTTGTTTTTTCTCTAACGAATTTATCTTCTTTCAAGACTCACCTAAAGACACATCTGCTTTTTTGTCTAAACCTTCTCATCTGGAGTTAGTTGGTCTCACCCCAGTTCCCTGGCTTCCATGGCATTTCATTTCTGCCTCTGCCTATTATTTACATCCTTGTCTctttctcttgggcttcccaggtgactcagtggataaagagtctgcctctgcaggaaacacaggcaatgtgggttctattcctgggtttggaagattccctggagtaggacatggcaacccactccaggattcttgcctgggaaatcccatggagagaggagcctggcaggctatagtccagagggtcgcaaagagttggacacgactgaacacacacacacactgtttacACAATGCCTACAGTGATGTCagatattttacatgtagctatctaaagaaagtcacccattccagtccattttactttgctgattcctagaatgttgacatttactcttgccatctcctgtttgaccacttctaatttgccttgattcatggacctgacattccaggttcctatgcaatattgctctttacagcatcggaccttgcttctatcatcagtcacatccacagctgtgtatggtttttgctttggctccatcccttcattctttctggagttatttctccactgatctccagtagcatattgggcccctactgacctggggagttcttctttcagtatccatcattttgccttttcatactgttcatggggttctcaaggcaagaatactgaagtggtttgccattcccttctccagtggaccacattctctcaGACCTCTCctccatgacccgcccgtcttgggtggccccacaggcatggtttagtttcactgagttagacaaggctgtggtcttagtgtgattagattgactagttttctgtgattatggtttcagtgtgtctgtcctctgatgccctcttgcaacacctaccgtcttacttgggtttctcttaccttgtacgtggggtatctcttcacggctgctccagcaaagtgcagctgcttcTCCTTACCTTGGATTAGGGggatctcctcaccgccacccctcctgaccttgaatgtggaatagctcctctaggccctccggcacccgcacagccaccgctccttggaggtggggttgctcctcccagccgccgcccctggcctctcatgtggggtagctcctctccgctgCACTCTGTGAGCCGTCGCAGCCACCcatgctcatctcacatgctagtaaagtaatgctcaaaattctccaagccaggcttcagcaatacgtgaaccatggacttccagatgttcaagctggttttagaaaaggcagaggaaccagagatcaaattgccaacatccgctggatcatggaaaaagcaagagagttccagaaaaacatctatttctgctttattgactgtgtggatcacaataaactgtggaaacttctgaaagagatgggaataccagaccacctgacctgcctcttgagaaacctgtatgcaggtcaggaaacaacagttagaactggacatggaacaacagactggttccaaataggaaaaggagtacgtcaaggctgtatattgtcaccctgtttatttaacttacgtgcagagtacatcatgagaaacgctgggctggaagaagcacaagctggaatcaagattgctgggagaaatatcaataatcttagataagcctttcctggttgctcagacggtaaagcatctgcctacaatgcaggagccccggattcgatccctgggttgggaagatcccctggagaaggaaatggcaatccactccagtactattgcctggaaaatcccatggacagaggagcctggtaggctacagtccatggggccacaaagagttggacacgactgagcaacttcacactttcagatatgcagatgacaccacctgtatggcaaaaagtgaaaaggaactaaaaagcctcttgatgaaagtgaaagtggagagtgaaaaagttggcttaaagctcaacattcagaaaacgaagatcatggcatctggtcccatcacttcatgggaaatagatggggaaacagtggaaacagtgccagactttatttttgggggctccaaaatcactgcagatggtgactacagccatgaaattaaaagacacttactccttggaagaaaagttatgaccagcctagatagcatattgaaaagcagaaacattactttgccaacaaaggtccgtctagtcaaggctatggtttttccagtggtcatgtatggatgtgagagttggactttgaagaaggctgagtgctgaagaattgatgcttttgaactgtggtattggagaagacttgagagtcccttggagtgcaaggagatccaaacagtccattctgaaggagatcgatcaactttgggatttctttggaaggaatgatgctaaagctgaaactccagtactttggccaccgcatgtgaagagttgacttattggaaaagactctgatgctgggagggtttgagggcaggaggagaaggggacaacagaggatgagatggctggatggcatcactgactcgatgtatatgagtttgagtgaactccgggagttggtgatggacagggaggcctggcatgctgcgattcatggggtcgcaaagagttagacgactgagtgattgaactgaactgatctaaagAAATAAACAGGTAACCTACTGAAGGTCATAGCTGGGTGTTATGTGGCTTTGTAGGCCTCATTTTATGTTGTTCTGCCCCCTATCAGTTGCTTCTgtcctttgttatttattttgtaagtttTCGAAGTTTCTTTGGCTAATAAATGTAGATCATAGATAGATCAAAATTTTTGAGAGTAATCTTTAGCATTTTATTCTGTCACTTGTTCATTTAATCACAAATATCAAGTGAAGGGAAGGCTACAGATAGTTCAGAGCCTGATTATAAATTCCTATTTAGTTTTACTATTACGCTTTCTTGTTAGTAGAGCATATGTTATTAGAGCAGAGAATATGTGTTGAGTTGTATTGTGGTAGATGATTTATTGCTTTCCTCCACAGTCTCAGATGAGCCACCTCTGCACCATGTGCAGCTTTGAGGGCTTTGAGGCTCTTGCCTAAAGAGTCAATCCTGATGGGTGGAGACCCTCTGTTCACCACCCTGCTTACTCATGTAGCCTTCACTCTGTAAGGTTGAGATGAGGAGTCTGGATACTAAACCTTTAACTGTTTTTGGAACAGGCTTATCAGTAGTCTCCACTCCTGCAATTCCCATACTCATGCTGCCCCATGGGGAGAGGCCAACAGCTCTTACTGATGGGCTGGAAGTACCTTCTGAGAACACAAGGACTTGCAGTCCTTGCTAACAACAATCATAAGACATGTTGAAATTAACCATAATGACCATGCTGACTGGGCTTCCTCCTGGATCTCTGAAGGTTGCTCCTGATGGGCTGTTGTTTCTCTTCTGAGTTTGCAGACATGGttacagtcacatccacagcatTAGTGGTGGTGCCTATTGTTACAATTGCTCCTATCAAGCTTTGTAGGCTTTGTAATTGCAGAAGTATGTGAACTGTTGAAGGCAGTGTATGTGGGAGGCATGTTAAATTCATTCCTCCCCAGCAtaatcatactgctgctgctgctaagtcgcttcagttgtgtctgactcggtgcgaccccatagacggcagcccgccaggctcccccgtccctgggattctccagccaagaacactggagtgggttgccgtttccttctccaatgcatgaaagtgaaaagtgaaagtgaagttgctcagtcgtgtccgactggttgcgaccccatggactgcagcctaccaggctcctccatccatgggatttcccaggcaagagtactggagtgagttgccattgccttctccataatcatACTAAGTGGCTCTAAACTCATCACGGTTTATGTAAAGGCTCTGAATGCTCACTCGATCTTGATTTCTTCCATAGGAAAAGGTAGCATTTGCCTAGGAGAAGACAAGTAAAGAAAGTGATACCAGTAAAactgcttccttctctttctgtagCTAAACAACAAGAGCTTATAGTAAGAATTTTGAGCTTTCAACTCTACTCTGCCATTTGATGCAAGAAGTTCTCCTACAGTATCTCTACAATGACCACTCCAGTTTTGCTGGGACAGTTTGTGTCAGTGAGAATACTTATTAAAATACACTTTTGTTAGTATTTATCCTGGTCAGGCGATATGTACATTAATAATttgatgtatatgtgtgtgtgctcaatcgggtccaactctttgttaccccatggactgtagcccaccaggctcctctgcccatggaattttccaggcaagaatattgacgGGGGATGGAGGGttatcatttcctattccaggagatcttcccaacccagggattgaacctgcatctcttgcatctgctgTATTGACGGGTTGATTCTTTACCGccgtaccacctgggaagcccagtattttgATAGGTATTAACAAATTATGCACATCTCACTGTCACTGATTTATACAAAAATAAGTACATGGCAGTCTTGGGGAGACATACATTCTGCAAAATGTCCGCCTACCTGGGTTGGAGTATATGTTCAAGAATAGATTGGGTGGTCAGGCTGCTGCAGATGGCAATATGATATTGGATATGAAATTAATGGTTGCTGACAGCTAACAAATCTCTGCAATACAGCCTTGGGGAACTCTTTGGAGAAATACTAGGAACCTCTTTAGTGTGCCATGGCCTCCAAATGAGGCTCATTTGGCCTTGAGTCCTTCCAAAAATTAGAGTATTCCCAGATGAGCCTCTGTACCAAAGCCTCTGCAGGACTTTAAGCTGTTCTCCCTAAGCACCCTGGCCCCATCTTTTGGAGACTTACCACTAGGcacttcttctcttttcttaagTCCAGTTATGTCCAGAATGTTCCTAGCTCGGGTGGCCTGAGTTCTGCTGTGAGCATTTGCTGATAGTCTCAGGAAATAAATGAGGTTTTTCCACTGAATAAAAAGATCCCCTCTATCTGGAGGGAGACACAGCTGAAGGTAAAAAGAGCGGCCACTGGCAAGCTTCAGGTGGAGCTGTTGTTTTTTACTGTTATGAATGGATATCTCTACAAACTTCAAGGGAAGCAGCCTGGTTAGCTCTAAGATCTGTGTAGGCTTTTTACCTCTCTCCTGGGCAGCAGAGCTGTGCCTGTTAGAGTCATCACAGATAGCAGCTGGTTGGGCCAGCAGCATGACATCAGGCAGTGTGAGGTGGGGGCTGGTACGAAAGATGCCCACAGTCACCATTTGGGCCCGGTTGTGCACATCAAGCACTTCTCCTTTCCTGCTGACCTGTATAAAGTTACTCTCAAACACTGGCGCATATTGGAATATAGGGTACTCCCCCTTGTACAGTTATCACTGCAGTTTCCCTATGGAGGTGTTAAACATACTCGGCAAGACTGCTTTTGGCTGAGTAGTATGCTAATGTATATTGGCTGTTCTTGACTTTTATCAGGATAGCTCCTAGAACCTTCTCCAAGCCTTCCTTACCACACCTTGTAGAGCGTCCTGTTTCCCTGGTCTCTCCAGCAGTTGGGCTAACAGTGGTCTCCT from Bos mutus isolate GX-2022 chromosome 5, NWIPB_WYAK_1.1, whole genome shotgun sequence includes:
- the GARIN6 gene encoding LOW QUALITY PROTEIN: Golgi-associated RAB2 interactor protein 6 (The sequence of the model RefSeq protein was modified relative to this genomic sequence to represent the inferred CDS: substituted 2 bases at 2 genomic stop codons), with the protein product MFNTSIGKLQXXLYKGEYPIFQYAPVFESNFIQVSRKGEVLDVHNRAQMVTVGIFRTSPHLTLPDVMLLAQPAAICDDSNRHSSAAQERGKKPTQILELTRLLPLKFVEISIHNSKKQQLHLKLASGRSFYLQLCLPPDRGDLFIQWKNLIYFLRLSANAHSRTQATRARNILDITGLKKREEVPSVHILLQLQSLQSLIGAIVTIGTTTNAVDVTQGLQVLVFSEGTSSPSVRAVGLSPWGSMSMGIAGVETTDKPVPKTVKGLVSRLLISTLQSEGYMSKQGGEQRVSTHQD